One stretch of Saccharomonospora xinjiangensis XJ-54 DNA includes these proteins:
- a CDS encoding AAA domain-containing protein, whose protein sequence is MTEWRQQAAGAVEAELEHARQADEWSVLGPLRRTEDGDLVVDLRGRRVRPLIDVRVSGCQNPRHGTAVPVSTEFARGVLWLHDVGPLPSECDRVWAREVTQGRVLARLAHGLRELGDAPLADRLAEGRLDAAGEDAYSTCFVPGLHLVWGPPGSGKTQLAAKAAAELARKGKRVLLITDEATAARASIHAVGDGERLALQRDLADLSEVECELERLDAELRDYDHDAFLAAERRVENAQRAAALRDDFDVLRERHWELVRDAAEAEEAARLARRCHDRVAGEHARRVEARVLTNRLAKVEEQLGELRERMRNRSLLYRGRKNDRNELRVVEEERRRLVSRIEECRQRVNTVSDDVRKLESDLDRMRAKARELEREESDTRTQLELVRDELMRLTAAGLGDEADHRFYADCLNRELPRLHAEREALRERARHRAALRGRFQERLWWIGERGHELRLEDEAWWWESEPVVVTTMTGIPHTEGAFDVVLVDDAGSARLCDVLLAVAQARETAVVFGDLAQPWPQVSPVELERLPEVQRWVLATPFAHCGILTPSDAHAHPGCAVLNRQYRVGPSVQAIAENIGYKALVAAEGRHTEVVLLDTAGEPVERAALVGLIPEDGGAILVPTPDQVEPWREVLRDTLTVDVGTVGTVTGHEFGTVVLDLTIDGWYDRVRSFISGIARARDRLFLLADLNAVRCAPKGTPLGAVNALHHQGGLLVRRLGEVLIPRQRQQSATEWTVTVTDRTAADGTIAG, encoded by the coding sequence ATGACCGAGTGGCGTCAGCAGGCCGCCGGCGCGGTCGAGGCCGAGCTCGAACACGCGCGGCAGGCCGACGAGTGGAGCGTGCTGGGCCCGTTGCGGCGCACTGAGGACGGCGACCTCGTCGTCGATCTTCGGGGACGCCGGGTCCGGCCGCTGATCGATGTCAGGGTGTCCGGGTGTCAGAACCCGAGGCACGGAACGGCGGTGCCGGTGAGCACCGAGTTCGCCCGAGGCGTCCTGTGGTTGCACGATGTCGGGCCGCTGCCGTCCGAGTGTGATCGGGTGTGGGCGCGTGAGGTCACGCAAGGCAGGGTGCTCGCGCGGCTGGCGCACGGGCTGCGGGAGCTGGGCGACGCGCCGCTGGCCGATCGGCTCGCCGAAGGCAGGCTCGACGCCGCGGGTGAGGACGCCTACTCCACGTGCTTCGTTCCGGGACTGCACCTGGTCTGGGGGCCACCGGGCAGCGGGAAGACACAGCTCGCCGCGAAGGCCGCGGCCGAGCTGGCACGGAAGGGAAAGCGCGTCCTTCTCATCACCGACGAAGCCACCGCGGCGCGAGCGTCGATCCACGCCGTCGGCGACGGCGAGCGGCTGGCCCTTCAACGTGACCTCGCAGACCTTTCCGAAGTGGAGTGCGAACTCGAACGGCTCGACGCCGAGCTTCGCGACTACGACCACGACGCGTTTCTCGCGGCAGAGCGCAGAGTCGAGAACGCCCAGCGCGCCGCCGCGTTGCGCGACGACTTCGACGTCCTGCGCGAACGGCACTGGGAGCTGGTCAGGGACGCGGCGGAGGCCGAGGAGGCGGCGCGGCTGGCTCGGCGTTGTCACGACAGGGTGGCGGGTGAGCACGCGCGCAGGGTCGAGGCTCGTGTGCTGACCAACCGGCTCGCCAAGGTGGAGGAGCAGCTCGGCGAGCTGCGGGAGCGAATGCGCAACCGGAGCCTGCTCTATCGAGGCAGGAAGAACGACCGGAACGAACTGCGGGTCGTGGAGGAGGAACGCCGCAGGCTCGTTTCGCGCATCGAGGAATGCAGGCAGCGCGTCAACACGGTTTCCGACGACGTGCGGAAGCTCGAATCCGATCTCGACCGGATGCGGGCGAAGGCCCGTGAGCTGGAGCGCGAGGAGTCGGACACGCGGACACAGCTCGAACTGGTCCGTGACGAGCTCATGCGACTGACGGCCGCTGGGCTGGGCGACGAGGCCGATCACCGCTTCTACGCCGACTGTCTCAACCGCGAACTGCCCCGGCTGCACGCCGAGCGGGAGGCGCTGCGGGAACGCGCCAGGCACAGGGCGGCGCTGCGGGGCCGGTTCCAGGAACGCCTGTGGTGGATCGGCGAGCGCGGGCACGAGCTGCGGCTGGAGGACGAGGCGTGGTGGTGGGAGTCCGAACCCGTCGTCGTCACCACCATGACCGGCATCCCGCATACCGAAGGCGCCTTCGACGTGGTGCTGGTGGATGACGCGGGCTCGGCCCGCCTCTGCGACGTGCTGCTCGCCGTGGCGCAGGCCCGCGAGACGGCAGTCGTTTTCGGTGATCTCGCGCAGCCGTGGCCGCAGGTGTCGCCGGTGGAGCTGGAGCGCCTTCCCGAGGTTCAGAGGTGGGTTCTGGCCACACCCTTCGCGCACTGCGGCATCCTCACGCCCTCCGACGCGCACGCCCATCCGGGTTGCGCCGTGCTGAACCGGCAGTACCGCGTCGGGCCCTCCGTCCAGGCGATCGCCGAGAACATCGGGTACAAAGCGCTGGTCGCGGCGGAGGGCAGGCACACGGAGGTCGTGCTCCTCGACACGGCAGGCGAGCCGGTGGAGCGAGCCGCGCTGGTGGGGCTGATCCCCGAGGACGGCGGGGCCATCCTCGTCCCGACGCCTGACCAGGTGGAGCCGTGGCGAGAGGTGCTGCGCGACACTCTCACGGTGGATGTGGGCACCGTGGGCACCGTGACCGGCCACGAGTTCGGCACGGTGGTGCTCGATCTGACCATCGACGGCTGGTACGACAGGGTGCGTTCCTTCATCTCCGGTATCGCCCGTGCCCGTGACCGGCTGTTTCTGCTGGCGGATCTGAACGCTGTGCGGTGCGCGCCGAAGGGGACACCACTCGGTGCCGTGAACGCACTGCACCACCAGGGCGGTCTGCTGGTGAGACGCCTCGGTGAGGTGCTGATTCCTCGCCAGCGGCAACAGTCCGCCACGGAGTGGACCGTGACCGTGACCGACCGGACAGCGGCGGATGGCACGATAGCCGGGTGA
- a CDS encoding VOC family protein, translating into MTVHARLTTITIDCAAPKVLAQFYRDLTGWEITHSDADSAGVGDGPIQLAFQRIDGYESLRWPEDRAHAHLDLAVADVDAATERLLSLGATKPPFQPGQEEWTVLLDPEGHPFCIAKA; encoded by the coding sequence ATGACCGTCCACGCACGACTCACAACGATCACCATCGACTGCGCAGCCCCGAAGGTGCTGGCCCAGTTCTACCGTGACCTCACCGGCTGGGAGATCACCCACAGCGACGCCGACTCCGCCGGTGTGGGAGACGGCCCGATCCAGCTCGCCTTCCAGCGGATCGACGGCTACGAGAGCCTTCGGTGGCCCGAAGACCGCGCGCACGCGCACCTCGACCTCGCGGTCGCCGACGTCGATGCCGCGACCGAACGGCTGCTCTCGCTCGGGGCGACCAAACCCCCGTTCCAGCCGGGCCAGGAGGAGTGGACTGTTCTCCTCGACCCGGAAGGCCACCCGTTCTGCATCGCCAAGGCCTGA
- a CDS encoding SRPBCC family protein: MASIHKEFVLDADPEVVWEVLRDFGAVHRRLAPGFVTDTRLCADTRTVTFADGTVVAERLVDLDAEHRRIAYTVVGGDLHPSHHNAWMQAVRTEDGRTRFVWHTDVLPGPLAAPITDFVERGSEVIRRTLGNRE, from the coding sequence ATGGCCTCCATTCACAAGGAATTCGTCCTCGACGCCGACCCCGAGGTGGTCTGGGAGGTGCTGCGGGACTTCGGCGCGGTGCACCGGCGACTCGCCCCCGGCTTCGTCACCGACACGCGGCTGTGCGCGGACACCCGCACGGTGACGTTCGCCGACGGCACCGTGGTCGCCGAACGTCTCGTCGATCTGGACGCCGAGCACAGGCGGATCGCGTACACGGTCGTCGGCGGCGACCTCCACCCGTCCCACCACAACGCCTGGATGCAGGCGGTGCGGACCGAGGACGGCCGGACAAGGTTCGTCTGGCACACCGACGTTCTCCCCGGCCCGCTGGCCGCACCGATCACCGACTTCGTCGAACGTGGCTCCGAAGTCATCCGGCGAACGCTGGGCAACCGTGAGTGA
- a CDS encoding N-6 DNA methylase: MTEEAHWVSLKDIAGRAGVSASAVSNWRARNRDFPASHIVAGQETFDAREVARWLSKRRIPKNRLEPVEAPGTSYGDRFLRAAAPAATQEAPAWPRDEPQEPWEKKLWEAAAVLRGAYDHATSLELLLALVYIKAVKKDVWRSMLAARDSRGVSDVLSDVKLAENGDRLPLPILRAADHTSDSLLVRVVKLVDEIDLGESVGPESVAAKVCDSLLDHLGRAMGRRGGRFTPPEVTRLLAEVLRPQPSDTVYDPFCGSGELLTAAAARSNPRIFGQTLHKWSHGITAINLSLHGVEADLNFGNALQADKYEHRRFGRIVANPPFNLSDYLAPGDSRSWLFGEPPENNANFAWLQYAVAKLEPGGRAVMIMPVGTASSQNQRESTIRKRMVEAGVVECVIALPPQLFRFTKIPTMVWVLGDVEPARGPAEILFIDARDAGQVIERSRRQLTPDDVERIVTEYQTWRDRRGLGQYKGVDGFSRAVSPGEIKENKYVLTPARYVRSSAKQPNAARTAERLAVLRGELDKLNAQAVQVRAALSARLAHLESGQRPSGEGREALLGEVCDVLLGPGTVRRRGDESSGTPLVLPRNLRDNRITSDNLDVVPPDTAKELFRYRLRVGDVVSVRAGTLGKYGRVGEKQADWLLGPGCARFRPDPEVVDPDYLVHYLSSAQARRWIAENATGSAIKHVNSATLRRMPVWLPPLPVQREIAEALRPFEEAETVHGRISATAKELRELLVPGLIFPGDTR, translated from the coding sequence GTGACCGAGGAAGCCCACTGGGTGTCGCTCAAAGACATCGCAGGTCGTGCCGGCGTCAGCGCCAGCGCCGTCAGCAACTGGCGCGCCCGGAACCGTGATTTCCCGGCATCGCACATCGTTGCTGGTCAGGAGACGTTCGACGCACGCGAGGTCGCCCGGTGGTTGAGCAAGCGGCGGATTCCGAAAAACCGGCTCGAACCCGTGGAGGCGCCGGGCACCAGCTACGGTGACCGTTTCCTGCGCGCCGCCGCTCCGGCGGCCACGCAGGAGGCCCCCGCGTGGCCCCGGGATGAGCCACAGGAGCCTTGGGAGAAGAAGCTGTGGGAGGCGGCGGCGGTTCTGCGAGGCGCTTATGACCACGCCACGTCGCTGGAGCTGCTGCTCGCCCTCGTCTACATCAAGGCCGTCAAAAAGGACGTGTGGCGGTCGATGCTCGCAGCCCGGGATTCGCGAGGTGTCAGCGATGTGCTGTCCGACGTGAAGTTGGCCGAGAACGGTGACAGGCTGCCGCTTCCGATCCTTCGCGCAGCAGACCACACGTCTGATTCTCTGCTGGTCAGGGTGGTGAAACTCGTTGACGAGATAGACCTGGGAGAATCTGTGGGCCCGGAGTCGGTCGCCGCGAAGGTCTGTGACAGCCTTCTTGACCACCTCGGCCGTGCCATGGGCAGGAGGGGTGGCCGATTCACGCCACCGGAGGTCACCCGGCTCCTCGCTGAGGTGCTTCGTCCACAGCCATCGGACACGGTCTACGATCCGTTTTGCGGATCAGGTGAGTTGTTGACTGCCGCAGCGGCTCGCTCCAACCCCCGGATCTTTGGGCAGACCCTGCACAAATGGTCCCACGGGATCACCGCGATCAACCTGAGCCTCCACGGGGTTGAGGCCGATCTCAACTTCGGTAACGCACTTCAGGCGGACAAGTACGAGCACCGCCGGTTCGGTCGTATCGTGGCGAATCCGCCGTTCAATCTCAGTGATTACCTTGCTCCTGGAGACTCTCGAAGCTGGTTGTTCGGTGAGCCTCCTGAAAACAATGCCAACTTCGCGTGGCTCCAGTACGCGGTGGCCAAACTGGAGCCCGGCGGTCGGGCGGTGATGATCATGCCTGTTGGTACGGCGTCCAGTCAGAATCAGCGGGAGTCCACCATCCGCAAGCGGATGGTGGAAGCGGGAGTCGTCGAGTGCGTCATCGCATTGCCGCCGCAGCTGTTCCGGTTCACCAAGATCCCGACGATGGTGTGGGTACTGGGGGACGTCGAACCCGCCCGAGGTCCGGCGGAGATACTGTTCATCGACGCGAGGGACGCGGGTCAGGTGATCGAGCGGTCCAGGCGGCAGCTCACCCCGGACGATGTCGAGCGCATCGTGACCGAGTACCAAACCTGGCGGGACCGGCGAGGACTCGGACAGTACAAGGGAGTGGACGGATTCTCCCGCGCCGTTTCTCCTGGGGAGATCAAGGAGAACAAGTATGTCCTCACGCCCGCCCGCTATGTGCGTTCGTCCGCCAAGCAGCCGAACGCTGCGAGGACAGCCGAAAGACTCGCAGTCCTGCGTGGAGAGCTGGACAAGCTCAACGCGCAAGCCGTGCAGGTGCGGGCCGCGCTGAGCGCACGGCTGGCCCACCTCGAAAGCGGGCAGCGGCCGAGCGGCGAGGGGCGAGAAGCCTTGCTGGGCGAGGTGTGTGACGTGCTGCTCGGGCCCGGCACCGTGCGCAGGAGGGGCGACGAGTCGTCCGGGACGCCGTTGGTCTTGCCACGCAACCTCCGGGATAACCGGATCACGTCCGACAACTTGGACGTCGTGCCGCCGGACACGGCGAAGGAGCTGTTCCGGTACCGACTTCGCGTGGGCGACGTCGTCAGCGTGCGTGCCGGAACGCTCGGCAAGTACGGGCGAGTCGGCGAGAAGCAGGCCGACTGGTTGCTCGGACCCGGTTGTGCGCGGTTCCGGCCGGACCCGGAGGTAGTGGACCCCGACTACCTGGTCCACTACCTGAGCAGCGCGCAAGCCCGCCGCTGGATCGCGGAGAACGCGACAGGCTCGGCGATCAAGCACGTCAACTCGGCGACGTTGCGGAGGATGCCGGTCTGGCTGCCTCCCCTGCCGGTGCAGCGCGAGATCGCCGAGGCCCTGCGGCCGTTCGAGGAGGCGGAAACCGTTCACGGCCGGATCAGCGCCACGGCCAAGGAACTCCGGGAACTACTGGTACCGGGGCTGATTTTTCCCGGCGACACTCGGTGA
- a CDS encoding helix-turn-helix domain-containing protein, giving the protein MLTTKTLAAREGFAVTSAACGGGRARWSEVEAHGEYRLVLVRRGRFRRSAAGTEADLDPTLGYLAAPGEEERFAHPAGGDVCTSVTFLPSLWEARPRARVVYVDARVDLAHRRVLASAAGGDLDYAVTEELLTLVAVAAEQQALPRRAADRALVAAAREAIMEGAREAESLCTLATLLKVSPYRLSRSFSRQMGLSLTRYRNRVRVAGAMDRLADGEVSLAALAADLGFSDQAHLTRTVREHLGHTPTALRRLLVTSR; this is encoded by the coding sequence GTGCTGACCACCAAGACGCTCGCCGCGCGGGAGGGATTCGCCGTCACCTCGGCTGCCTGTGGTGGCGGCCGTGCCAGGTGGTCCGAGGTGGAAGCGCACGGCGAGTATCGCCTCGTGCTGGTCCGGCGAGGCAGGTTCCGGCGAAGCGCAGCAGGCACGGAGGCCGATCTCGATCCCACGCTGGGCTACCTGGCCGCGCCGGGAGAGGAGGAACGGTTCGCACACCCGGCCGGCGGCGATGTCTGCACGTCGGTGACGTTCTTACCTTCGCTCTGGGAGGCGCGCCCCCGCGCGCGAGTGGTGTACGTCGATGCCCGGGTCGATCTGGCACATCGCAGGGTGCTGGCCTCGGCAGCCGGTGGCGACCTCGACTACGCCGTGACGGAGGAGTTGCTGACCCTCGTCGCGGTGGCCGCCGAGCAACAGGCGCTACCGAGGCGCGCCGCTGACCGGGCGCTCGTCGCGGCGGCAAGGGAAGCGATCATGGAAGGCGCGCGGGAGGCGGAGTCGCTGTGCACGCTCGCGACTCTGCTCAAGGTCTCCCCGTACCGCTTGAGCAGGTCGTTCTCCCGGCAGATGGGGCTCTCACTGACCCGCTACCGGAACCGGGTCCGGGTCGCCGGTGCCATGGACCGGCTCGCCGACGGCGAGGTCAGCCTCGCGGCGCTAGCCGCAGACCTCGGCTTCTCCGACCAGGCACACCTCACCCGTACGGTCCGCGAACACCTCGGACACACCCCGACTGCGCTGCGGCGGTTGCTCGTCACTTCCCGCTGA